The genomic DNA ACTTTAGAAGTTCGAAGGTGAATGTTGCCTCGGTTGTGTTGTCGATGTTTACTGTTTTGCTTTGTCCAATTTGTTCATTGGAATCCATTACTGCTTTTATGACTTCGTCTCCAGTATCCATATTTCCATTAACTATTTTGGAAATTATTTCACCCAGATTGTTTTCCTTTCCAAGTTTGTATGCTTCGATTATTGCCAGTTTCACGTAGTTTTCTGTTTGGCTATTTGCAAACGCTCCTGAAGTGAATGTGTCTCCGGTTTCAATTGTTCCTGTTGAACTCAAACAGAATCCTGTAAATCCGTCATTAAATTTAAATTCGCGTCCTGAAATTGAAGTGACCTTGATGTAGTTTGAGGTATCTTCAATCGCTTGATTGTTTGCATTGTTAATTTCTGTATTCTGGCCGTCGTCAGCTAGTTGGCTCTCATTTACAGAATTGTTTTCTGCAAAGGCAATACTGGCCAGACAGACTGAAAATATTAAAACTATAAGTAATGCGGTAATTTTTCTAGTCATTTTTAACACCACTTAATAAGTATATTTCAATATTGATACATATATATTTTATAAAATACAATATCTATCTATGAAAGTATTGGCTAATTTTGAAGACAATCATAAGATTCCATCAAATTCATCATTGGATGTGCTTCTTGATGGAGGTTTTGAAAAGGGCACTGTCACCCAGGTATTCGGCTCACCGAGTTCCGGTAAGAGTAATGTGACTCTAACCCTTGCTGTCAATGTTGCAAAAAACAATCGCAAGGTTGTCTATATAGATACTGAAGGCGGAATATCAATTGACAGAATAAAACAGATTTCAGGACCGCACTTTTCAAATGTAGCCAATAACATTATTGTTTTTGAACCGACTGACTTTCTCGAACAGACTGAAACCCTGAGGTCAATCGATGTTTGGATTAGAAAGCATCATGAGGAAGTGGATTTGATCGTTCTTGATTCTGCAGTTGCGCTCTACCGTGTGGATGACATGAAATCCTACAAGTTAAGCAAGGAATTGAGAAAACAGGTCCAATTGCTTTCAAACATTGCACGAAAGTATGACATTGCCGTTGTAATCACAAATCAGATTTACAATTCCTTTGATGATGAGGGAAACAGTGAAGTCAGGGCAGTCGGAGGAGATATACTTGAGTATATTTCCAAAGTCATAATCAAATTGGAACGTGGTGATGAGATTAATCAGAGAATCGCCACATTAAAACGTCACAGAAGCATTCCTGAAGGAAAAAGTGTAACATTTTTCATAACTTCCGAGGGAATTGCTTAGTTAATTTTATAAATTATTAAAAATAGATATTTATTTTGGAATTGTTTGAGTTGATATTATGAGGGATAAGGATTTTGATATTAAAAACCCGAAAAAGAAGTTCCAAAAGACAGAAAGGGTGCCTCCGGAAGGATACTCTTCAGCTAACGACTTCTTTGAAGATATGTACATGGATGAAGATATGATATGGATGGGACAGA from uncultured Methanobrevibacter sp. includes the following:
- the radB gene encoding DNA repair and recombination protein RadB — its product is MKVLANFEDNHKIPSNSSLDVLLDGGFEKGTVTQVFGSPSSGKSNVTLTLAVNVAKNNRKVVYIDTEGGISIDRIKQISGPHFSNVANNIIVFEPTDFLEQTETLRSIDVWIRKHHEEVDLIVLDSAVALYRVDDMKSYKLSKELRKQVQLLSNIARKYDIAVVITNQIYNSFDDEGNSEVRAVGGDILEYISKVIIKLERGDEINQRIATLKRHRSIPEGKSVTFFITSEGIA